The sequence ACCCCTGCACCAGCCAGGTGAATGATGGCGTCAGCCCATTCCAATGCTTGAGTATCCAAGTGGCCTTTTTGGATGTCCCATGCAAAACTCTTTTGGGTTTGCTTTTCTGGGTTCCGGCTAAGCCAAGCGACGGCATAACCCTTCGCTTCCAGTGCCTTGGTAAGTGCTTGCCCTATCAGGCCAGATCCCCCGGTAATCAGAATGTTGTTCATCATGGCTTTTTATTCATTAACTCAATCTTTCGGAATAAGTTAAGAAAAAGCCTATATTTGTCCTAGTATCATGCAAAAACCAAGCTGAAGGAGCATCTGGTGAGTTTTTTGATGTTATCCCATAAGTGGCTGGTGATGGTACAAGGTGATGGGGTGCCACCTATAACCGCTCTGATTTTTCAGCGCTGATGACTCCTGCTTCGACTAGTTTACCATTGAAAAAAACAGCGATACCTATGTTGGAGAAGGCGCGTGATTTGATTCATGTTAAAAGATTCTTTACCAAAGAATTTGTTCCCAGTATACAGTATACCATAAAGTGGCTGGTGCTGGCCATTTTTATTGGCCTGCTGGTCGGAACAGCCTCCGCTTTCTTTTTGTTTGGGCTGGAGTGGGCGACGTTGTTCCGGGAAGAGCATGTATACATGATCGCGTTGTTACCCGTAGGTGGCTTTGCTATAGGGTGGGTTTATCATAAATATGGGCAATCCGTAGTAAAGGGCAATAATCAGCTTTTGGAGGAATTTTACAATCCCTTGACCCCAATACCGCTCAGGATGGCTCCATTAGTCGTTTTTGGGACCATCGCTACGCATCTTTTTGGAGGTTCTGCAGGCCGGGAGGGCACTGCCGTGCAAATGGGCGGCGCCATTGCCGACCGATTTACCAAATGGTTTAAGCTTGATGCCATTGACAGAAAGGCCATCATTACCCTTGGGGTGGCAGCTGGTTTTGCATCTGTTTTTGGGACTCCTTTGGCCGGCGCGATCTTCGCCTTGGAGTGGCTGATTGTCGGGAGGGTCCGGTATGAAGCGATTTTGCCGGCGTTCCTTGGGGCTTATGTGGCGGATTATGCTTGTGCTGATTTTTGGCATGCGCACCACACGCCGTACGAGATTCCTTTTATCCCCTCCTTGACGTTGTTAAATATACTTTGGATTATCCCGGCAGGAATTTGTTTTGGCTTGGCGGCCAGGCTGTTTTCAAAAGCCACGCAGTTTTTTGGAGCGGCATTTAAAACCTCCGTGCGGTATCCGCCCCTTCGACCGGTAATAGGAGGTGCCATGGTGGCGGTCTTGGTGTTTATGATCGGTACCACAAAATACATTGGTTTGGGGGTACCCACCATTGAGGAGGCGTTTAATGCTCCCTTGCCTTGGTACGATTTTCTTGCCAAAACCGGCTTTACCTCTTTGACCTTGGGCGCAGGATTTAAAGGTGGTGAGGTGACCCCGCTTTTTTATATTGGTGCCACACTCGGAAATATGCTTTCGGGAGTGATTCCGCTTCCTATGGCGTTACTGGCCGGCATGGGGTTCGTGGCGGTTTTCTCTGGCGCTACCAATACCCCGCTTTCGTGTACCCTGATGGGCATTGAGCTTTTTGGTGCTGAATCTGGCGTGTATGTCGGCTTGGCGTGTGTATTGGCCTACCTGTTCAGTGGGCATTCAGGGATTTATGGCTCACAAGTAATTGGCTCTCCAAAACACATCTCGTTGGATCAAAACAAGGGGAAAAGCTTGGGGAAATTGGATTGATTTAAAAGCTAAACACATTCCTTGCCACCGTTGGGCTCTATTTGGTTAGAGATGAATGCAGATAAACACAGATGCAATTCTTACACCATCTGTGTTCGTCCATTTTGTCTGTGGCTAACTTAAATGTTTTTCATGGGCCTTGTCTTGGCAACGATGATGGCATCCTGCTTAGTAATCATGCTATCAGTGTATCCACTCTCATCTGCGAGAACCCTTTCCGTGATGCCCCTC comes from Echinicola vietnamensis DSM 17526 and encodes:
- a CDS encoding voltage-gated chloride channel family protein, which encodes MLEKARDLIHVKRFFTKEFVPSIQYTIKWLVLAIFIGLLVGTASAFFLFGLEWATLFREEHVYMIALLPVGGFAIGWVYHKYGQSVVKGNNQLLEEFYNPLTPIPLRMAPLVVFGTIATHLFGGSAGREGTAVQMGGAIADRFTKWFKLDAIDRKAIITLGVAAGFASVFGTPLAGAIFALEWLIVGRVRYEAILPAFLGAYVADYACADFWHAHHTPYEIPFIPSLTLLNILWIIPAGICFGLAARLFSKATQFFGAAFKTSVRYPPLRPVIGGAMVAVLVFMIGTTKYIGLGVPTIEEAFNAPLPWYDFLAKTGFTSLTLGAGFKGGEVTPLFYIGATLGNMLSGVIPLPMALLAGMGFVAVFSGATNTPLSCTLMGIELFGAESGVYVGLACVLAYLFSGHSGIYGSQVIGSPKHISLDQNKGKSLGKLD